CCAGTTTGACGTTTACCTGAACGTTGCTGGGGGCCTTCGTGTCGGCGAACCCGCCGCAGACCTCGCGGTCGCATCGGCCCTTATTTCTGCCGTTGCTGATGTGCCGGTTCCGGCCGAAACTGTGATTGTTGGTGAAATCGGGCTTTCGGGCGAGGTTCGCCCGGTCGGGCAAATCGAGGCCCGCCTGAAAGAAGCCGCCAAGCTGGGCTTTGCCAATGGATATGTGCCGCGTCATGGCCAAAATGCGAAAAAGAAGCTGACGATCAAAGGCCTGAAACAGGTGGAAATCAGCCATCTTCAGGATTTGGTAAATTTATTCGGCCAAGATGTTCGCGAAAAGGTGCGCCCGCGCGAAGGCATGTATTAAACCGGCACTTTGCCAGGGGCACCCCTTGGGGACGCTTTCCGACAACAGGACCAACACAGAATGGACTTTTCCTTCCTCTCAGAACTGGGTGCCAGAGACGTTTTTGATCTGGTCGTGGTGGCGATTGTCCTGCTATCGGGCCTGTTTGCGTTTTTTCGCGGCTTTGTTCACGAAAGCCTCTCGATGTTGGGCTGGGTTGGCGCGGGTGTAACCGCGCTTTATGGCTATCCGGTTGCGCGGCCCTATGTGCGCGAACTTATTCCATCGCAGTTGATTGCCGATCTGGCCACCGGCATTGGCCTGTTTGTCATTTCGTTTCTGATTTTCTCCTTCATCAGTGGCCGTATTGCCAAGGCCGTGCAAAATTCCGGCCTTGATAGCCTTGATAGCACGCTGGGTTTTGTTTTTGGCCTTGTGCGCGGCGGGCTGGTTGTTTGCATTGCCTATCTGGCGCTTTCCTGGCTGATGCCCCCGGCCCAGCAGCCCGACTGGGTGCAAACCGCACGCACCCGCCCTGTCTTGCAGGAGGGTGCCTATTTGCTCAAGGCAGCCATGCCCGATGCGCTGTTTGATAATACCGCCGAAGAAATTGCCCGCACCCAACGCGAGGCTGATGCCCGGGATCAAACTTATCGCAAATTGCTTGGGCCAACGCCAAAAGCCAAGGAATCCGCGCCGATCAAGGGCTACACCCAGGAAGAGATCGACGCCAAAAACCGCCTGATCGATGCCGTAACCCAGCAATAAAAAACCGCGTACTCCCCTGTCTGGTGGCCGGTAAAATGGTTTTAAACAATGTTGCCGGGCGGTTGATCTGCAAAAGGTTCTGGACCAAACACCCAAAAGCGTTATACAACGCCCTCGCGCGAAGATATGGATTGCCCCTGGTGGTGATCCCCAACGAGTGAGGCGTCGGGATTTCGTTAACGCGTGCGGCATCCGACAGACGCCACCGGCGAGAGAGCGGAACCCACTCATGCTGACCACCAACCCATTTGATGACGACAAGCTGCGCGAAGAGTGTGGCGTTTTTGGCGTTTTTGGTTCGTCCGATGCGGCGGCCCTGACAGCCCTTGGCCTTCATGCCCTGCAGCATCGCGGCCAGGAAGCGGCCGGTATCGTTGCCTACGATGGTTCTGACTTTCCCGCCCATCGGGCGTCAGGCCAGGTTGGCGATATTTTTGGCTCACAGGATGTAATCGAAAGCCTGCCCGGCCACCGTGCCGTGGGCCATGTGCGGTATTCCACCGCCGGCGGCAAGGGCCTTCGCAATGTGCAGCCCCTGTTTGCCGATTTTGAATTTGGCGGTTTGGCGATTGCCCATAACGGCAACCTGACCAACGCCCTTGCCGTGCGGGACCGTTTGGTCCGTCGGGGTTCGATTTTCCAGTCCACGGCTGATACCGAAGTTTTCATTCACCTGATCGCCACCAGCCTTTACGAAAAAATCGTCGATCGTCTGATCGATGCGCTGCGCCAGGTCGAAGGAGCTTACAGCCTTGTCGTCATGACCCAGAAAAAGCTGATCGGTGTGCGTGACCCGCTGGGTGTGCGTCCGCTGGTCCTGGGAAAACTTCACGACTCTTACATCTTTTCATCGGAAACGGTCGGCCTGGATATTGTGGGCGCGGAATTCATCCGCGACGTCGAACCGGGTGAAATCGTTGAAATCACCGATGAGGGCATTCGCTCAATCAAGCCGTTCAAACCGGTCAAATCGCGCTTTTGCATTTTTGAACATGTCTATTTCGCCCGCCCCGACAGCATTGTCGAAGGCACCAGCGTTTATGACGTGCGCAAAAATATTGGTCGCGAACTGGCCCGTGAATCCGCCATTGAAGCCGATGTTGTCGTGCCGATCCCCGATTCCGGCGTGCCGTCCGCCCTGGGTTATGCCGAAGAATCCGGTATACCGTTTGAACTGGGCATCATCCGCAACCATTATGTCGGCCGGACCTTTATTGAACCGACCGACCAGATCCGTCATTTGGGTGTGAAGCTGAAGCACAATGCCAACCCTGGCAAGCTGAAGGGCAAGCGCGTTATTCTGGTAGACGATTCCATCGTGCGCGGTACCACTTCGACCAAGATCGTTGAACTGGTCCGTCAGGCCGGTGCAGCCGAGGTGCATATGCGCATCACCAGCCCGCCCACCGCAAATCCGTGCTTTTATGGTGTGGATACACCGTCAAAGGAAAAGCTGATGGCGGCGAACCACGATATTGATGCTATGGCGAAAATGATCGGCGTGGATAGCCTTGCCTTCGTCAGCATTGACGGGCTTTATCGGGCCACCGGCCTGCCGGGCCGCGATGCCGAAAACCCGGCTTTCTGCGATGCGTGCTTCACCGGCGATTATCCCATTCGCCTGGTGGACCACACCGCCGAAGAAAACAAAAACCGCAAGCTCTCCCAGCTTGTTGAAAGACGCTCTGCATGAGTACGCAAAAACGTCTTGAAGGCAAAATCGCACTGGTGACAGGGGCATCGCACGGTATTGGCCGTGCGATTGCCAAACGCTATGCCGATGAAGGTGCCACCGTTATCGCGCTGGGCCGCAATGTCGGCGCGCTCGAAGAACTCGATGATGAAATCCGCGAAGCAGGCGGCAAAGCCGTGCTGCTGCCGCTTGATCTGACGATGTATGAAAAAATCGATGCAATGGGCGCTTCGATCTATGAGCGTTTCGGAAAGCTCGACATTGTTGTTGGCAATGCCGCCGTTTTGGGCGAACTCGCCCCGGTTGGCCATATTGACACGCAGATGTTTGAAAACACCTATGCCGTCAATGTCACCGCCAATTTCCGCCTGATCCGCAGTGTCGATAAACTGCTGCGCTTTTCCGATGCCGGTCGCGCCATTTTCGTAACATCCGGTGCATCGGCCAAGGGCCGTGCCTATTGGGGGCTTTATGCCTCGACCAAGGCCGCCCTTGAATCTCTGGTGCTCTCCTATGCCCAGGAGATGGAAGACAGCAAGGTTAAGGTCAATCTGGTTAATCCGGGCCGCATCCGCACCACCATGCGCGCCACCGCCTATCCCGGCGAAGACCCGGAAACCCTGCCAAAGCCAGAAACCATCACCGATATTTTCGTCGATCTGGCCGCCGATGATTGCCCCCATCACGGCGAAATACTTCAGGCTTAAGCTGATAAACGGGCAGAAATGTCCGTTTTTTTATACCTGATGCTAGCCTATGATTCTTATTATAACACCTTCCACAAAGACAAAGCCTTTTGTGGCATCTAGTTAGTATAAGTTCATGCCCTAACGGAAGTATTTCTCATTCAGCATAGTCATAAATATCTGGCAGCTCTGCTTTGCCTTCAAGATAATCAAACAGTGCCTGAAAGAATGCTACAGCCGCTTTCTTGTCAGGAAAATCCAAACCCGTCCTCCGATAAGCAAAATCCAAACCAATCACGTCATTCGATATTAAATCGCTCAACTCCTTCCTTAAACTGATTAAATCCTGTCTCGAGATACTAGCAAGATAAGATGGTATCTCATTTTCCTCCATAACTTCTGGTCGATAAGACCCAACCAACGTATTCAATACGCATGAAGTGGAAGCATCAGTCATATATCCTCCGTTATGAACATAAAAGACAGCAAAGCAAGGATTAACAAGGATACCCCAGCACCCGAGCTAAAGCCACGACGAAGGCTGAAACCACCCAGATGATCCATTCGGAAATGAACAAACCATGATCTTGCCCTGCTACCTCCGCCCAGAAATTCAGCGTGATCATTATGACAACACGCATGGTATAAATGCCGGTTTTCATGACATCGGCAATCATCTGGACTAATTAGCCAATCACCCCAATCGTTTAGTTCAGTCTTTGCCAGTATCTCTTAGCTAATGCAAAGCATGTAAAATATCAGGCAACGGAAATTTCCACGGCATCAGTCTCAATATTCGTATTTTTCGATCTCTGGCTCAGGACCATTGTTAAACGCGTATTGCCAAACTTCTTCCAAATGCTCATATAGTTGCCGATCCGTTTCGATCTCAATGCCGGTCATACTTTCGTAGTCATCTCGCGACCAAAGGCGTTCGGAAATAACTTTTCGGAGCTCATTTTTTGTTTTTTCATAATATTCTTCACTCCTGTTATTCAGAAGTCGTAAAATGCTCTGAGGTTCATATTCGTCCACAATTAACCTTAGCATAATACTTTCTAATTCGTCAGATCTAAGTGCCGTCATATATCGCTCCTGTAGTTTTTTAGGATACAGTGTGTAGAGGTAATAAATTCCGTCTGATTTTCTCTTAAAGAACACAAATATCGTAGTTTCTGGCGGGAAAAAGTATTAACTGCTTTTCCCGGCGAAGACCCGGAAACCCTGCCAACGCCAGAAACCATCACCGATATTTTCGTCGATCTGGCCGTCGATGATTGCCCCCAACACGCCGAAATACTTCAGGCTCAAGCTGATGAACAGCCAGGAATCCTCGTTTTATTTAGTCTGCTGGCTCGCGAACCAACCCATCATGCAAGGTCTTTCTCAAAGGGACAAGCTTCAAGAGCAAGACGCTTTTAAATGGGAAATACATCAATACCAGTATTTCTCAATATCCGGCTCAGGTCCTTGATTAAAAAGATACTGCCAGACCTCTTCAAGATAAGCATAAAATCCGTCTTCGGCCTCAAACTCAAACCCTGTCAAACCAAGATAAAAATCCTGAGACCAAAGTCTTTGATCAATAATTTTCCTGAACTCCTCTCTAACTCTTTCCTGTTCTTCCATACTGAGATAGCTAAGCTCCTTAATTGTATTCTCAACCTCGTACTCATCAGCAATTAAACAGTAAAATATTTCCTTCAAAGAATCTGATATTTTATTCTTCATTTTGGAGAAACCTCCGGTATTTTTGGATACATTGTATAAAGATAGTGAGCCCCATCGTCTTTCTTTTTAAGATAGACAAACATATTTGTTTCGTCCGGAAAAACCGTATTCTTTGCTTTGCCAGGTTTTTTCCTACTTCCTGTCCGTGTTCGCCCGAATATCCTGCTCCTCCAATTTTCCCCCAGTAGTTCTTTTATTGGAATTTCCGCACGAATCTCATCTTTGCCAGCTTCCATTTGAGATTTAATCTTTGAATTCTCTAAAGCCTTCTCATATGCCCTCACAAAGTCAGCAGGCGTTTTAATCTTCGTCGCATCTTTACCGTAACCATGCGTCCCACCATGCACTCCATCCGTCGTTGTTCCCGTTATCGGATCTTTACCCTCGAGGCACCGTCTATCAAGCTGCTTCTTTCTCACTTGACCTTCATGCCGCTGAACACCATGCGCTCCGGGTCCGTGATGTTGCAGTTCTTTCAGTTTTTTTGAAAAATATCGCGCCTGACGATATCTCTTAATGGCACCATCAACCTCTCCCTTTATCGACTCAAAGATACTACGACGCAGCTTGACGCCCATATCCTTGATTTTCTGGACGATCTTCCAAAGATCCCCCATAAAAGAGACAATCTTCCCGGCGGCTGAACCGCCCTTGATCGCACCACGGATCTTGCTGGCAATATTTGCAGCCCGCACCGTGAGCGCCGATGCACCGGCACCCGCACTCAGGGCCGCAATGATGGCTGTAACCGCCCAGATGATCAGTTCGGGAATGATGAAACCATGACCTTGCCCCGCCATCTCCGCCCAGAAATTCGGCGTCATCATTGTGACAACACGCATGAAGGTGCTGGAAATCAGCCCCAGAAGAGGTGTGCGGCGGATCAGCTCCACCATGTCGCGCATGGTATCGATGCCGGTTTTTATGACATCGGCAATCATCTGACCGAATTCGCCAATCGCACCGGGCAACTCTTTTAGCACCGTAAGCTTTTTAAAAGCGGCGATAATCGCGTCAATATCACCAAAAAGAAACGCCCGCAGCAAACTGTGCAGCGGTTCGATATAATCCATAATATCGACACCGGCAAACAGGCCCTTAAGGCCATCAACTATGTCAGAGCCCACATTAAAGGCCAGATTCACGACCGGTGCATTCGGGATGTATTTTGGCGCAGGGCCGTTCGTCGCCCCGTCATAAACGTAGCCACCTACCAGAGAAGTCGTACTTTTCAGCGCGCCCCAAGCACTTCCCCAAAAATCTGTTTCACCTTCCCACCAGGCCTCGACACCCTTGCCAAAGCCGGAAACGTAACTTTCCGGCACACCGCTCCAGCCATCGCGTTCCCATGCCTCGGCATAAGGGCCGAAAATGTCGGTCATCCGGGTTTCAAAATCCCACAGCATCCCGACAATTTCCTGCTCTAGCGCCCAGGCTTCATCAGCCGCACTTTGAATTTGCGGCTGTGCCCCAGTATCAATAGTCAGCGCCGAACGTGGCAGGTCCGCCTGCTCCGCCAGGCCATATTCCGAGTGGTTCTCCAGAACCGGTTCTGTGCCATCTTCGGCACCAAAATTCATCGGCTTATAGGTTGTGGTTTGCGCCAGCACCCTGTCATCCATATCCAGAAAACGGGTGGTCAGGTCCGTGATGGGCGTTTGTAACGGATCATCATAAAAGAACTGAACCTGTCGGGGGAGCCTTACAGGACTGGCTTACCCCACCAAATTCGCCACTCATTTTATTTGCAACAGGCTCGGCAAGGGCGGCAATGGCCTCTGGCGTCAATCGGTTCATTGCGCGGCCTCCATAACAGCAGATAGCTCCGACATGCGCCGTTTCATCGCCTCCATCTTGTCCCCCTCGTTTAACTGACCTTTGCAAATATCCAAAAGTACGCCGGTCGGGTCCGTTTGCTCGAATGTTTTGCCAAGAAAAAGGCTCCAGGCTGCAAGCAGATAAAGGCTGGATTTCCGTACAAAGCCATAGCCCCGCATCCGCGAAACCGGTTCCGCAATAAGTTGCGCGATAATGTCGGGTGAATAATTTTTCAGGTCTTCCGGAAAGCCCTGCTTTAGCGCTGCCGCCAGTGCCGCCCTGTCTTTGTCTTCACGGGCGCGGTAAAACGGCTCCAGATCATAATCGGTCAAGACAAACGGGGCGGCTGGCGCATTACGCAATATAAACAAATCGCGCCGGAGCGTTATCGAACGCACCTCGGCCCCCTCCTGCTGATCGGCCAGAATGGCGTTGATGCAAAACCCGTTACGCAGGAACCACGCTGCGACGCGGTCCTTGTTGCTGGCGATATGCGGAAAATAAAGGCGGATATATTGTTCATCCCAGAAACGGACAAAAACACGCCCCGCATGCCCCTCGCGCGGCAGCAAGGTAAATTTGCGAAAATGCCGCCAAACCTCATCCATCAGCGCCGTGGTACGGATGAATATCCCGGTATTCCGGCCCCAGTGACGACAAAAGAAATCACGATGAAACGCCGGAACCTGACTATTGTCATCCCAAGCCCCATCCGGCAGCGTCATCTCCACCAGATAAGGTGCGTGCTCTTTCATCTCTTCGGCGGCTTCGCCCTTGAACAGACAACGCACCGGAAGATCAAGAATGTCGAGATCAAAAAAACCGGAAATTTCTTTGCGTAATGTCGCATCGACAATCAAATAGGTCCGCATTTTGGCACCGTCTTCCGACGGCCCAAACAGCCGTTCCTTAAGCTCCGGCGCAATCCAGTCCCGATCCTTGAAAAAGACCTCCGACTGATCAGAGAGCGCCTGAACCGGATGGTCCTTTATGACGAGATAGTTTTCAGTCTCTGACGCACCAGCCTCCGCCACTGCCGCCATCGCCCCCAACTCAACCCTATGAGCCGGATGAACAGCTTTGGCAAGTGCGCCGACCTGGCGCTGTTGCCCGGCGTTGCGCGCAAGGTATTGTGGTGCGGGCAAAACGTTTTCCAGCCACAGAACCGAATAACCAAGATCAGCAACACGGGTTTCAACCCCCTCAAGGAAGCCGTCATAACCATCCGTCCAGACCGCCGCCTGACAGCGATACTCTTCACCGCCGTCCTTCGCCTGCAAATGACATTCACCGATCCAGACTTCAAAATCACGCATACTCAATCAACCCGCAACTCTGCTTGATTAATACCACCGAAAATAGTGACACATGTCATTGAGCAGAATCTTGCGGAAAATTGATTTTTCACAAGAAAGATGAAAACCTGGATAAACAATTGACTAAAAAGGAGAAATTACAATTTTAGCAAAAGGCAAGAAGTGCCAAATCAGGCGGATTTCCGCCTGCGCAGGCGGAAATCCGCCCGAACCCTGAACTTCCCCCAGAAGAATCAAGTCGCTATGAATGCGCTGCGTGCAATAGAGTACGCGGGCCCTTCACATGACCAATTACTCACATAGATTAACCAAAAAATACAAATTCTCGAGACGAATTATGGCGTAACCAAGCCAAAATACCCTATTGAAATAACCCTGTCGAACACACCATCCTTAAATTCAATCATTACAAAACCGGAATACCTTGCTGGCACTGGAAAGAAACTTTTTGAAACTTCAAACTCGATTCGATTGCCTCCTTCGAAAAAATATCTGACATCATATCGATCCAGCTCAAAGATAACATATTCGGCCTCTCTACCATTAAATAATCCGGCATAATAGTCAGCCATCTTTTCTTTATCCGGGGAATAATCCTCAAACATTGAGAAAAGTGGATCTGGTATGATGACGAAAGGACCTGTACTATTTATATTTTTCAAAAACAATAAAACGGCAACGACAAAAACAACCAAACCAAACCACAGCTTTCGAAAATTCATCTAAAACTCGTATTCCGCTGTCTAGTAAAAACTAGCATCGAAACACCAAATTTAACCATTAATATTTCTACCAAACCAGAAAGAGAAAAAACTTAAAGCGCATCTATTCCAAAAACACCAAACGACACAACTTTCTCGAAATATCCGTCTTTAAATTGAATCAAAATATCACCAGAGTAACGAGCTGGTATTGGCACAAAACTCTTCGAAACAAGAAAGTATATTTTGTTACCGCCTTCAAAAAAATACATAACATCATGTTCATCAAGAAAGGATATAATATCAGATGCGGATTTTCCCTTAAAAATGTCTGTATAATAGGACTCCATAGCTTTCTTATCTATCGAATAATCATCCGCTACAGGAAATCTTGGCTCTGGAATAATAATAAAAGGACCCATTGAATTCATCATTCTGAACATCAAAAAAAGAACCGCAAGAGCTACAGCTAGCCCAATCCATAGTTTTTTCTGCCTCATCTAAACCTCGCATTCTGCCCGCTGACAACATCTAGTGCTTTTGCCTCACTACCGGCTGAATAAAAATATATTTCACGTTAAGAAAAATTTATACAAACAACCTCAATCTTACAGGATGGACAACTTCCAGTTTCACATCCCGTATTCCATCCCTTGCACTTTATAGAAGATAAGGCGCTGCAAATAACGTTCTTTCATAATATCCGCCATACCTTCACCAGTGTCTGGCACCAAGGCCGAAAAATCATATTTTTCCTTCACACCAAAATATCCATGTAGCAGAGTTATAATTTTCAAGTCATCCAACTCGTAATCCTGCCAAGAATAATTGTAAGCCTGATAAATTTCCCAATCGAAAGGAATATCCTGCTCGTCTGCGAATTTCGACATCACTTCTCGTGCATGTTGACGAGCAAGAATTTCTTGCTCCAGTCGTACAGGAGAAGTTTGCTGACTTGCCGGAATATTCTCCGCCAGGGCATAAGAGTGAAGCACCCCACCAGAGATCGTGATAATCGTTAGCGCCATCGCGCGTTTGCCAAACCAGTTCACAACCTTGCCCGTTTCATATCGCAAATCATAAAGATAATTTCTCAAAACACGTGGTTCCCAAAAGCGAAAAAAGTACCACTGCCCCTGATCATTCTGCATCCGCGGAAATTTCCGTAACCGCTTCCAAATCGAGGAAAAATCCGCACGGGTCCTAATATAAATACCGGGTTCTTGGTGCCAAACGTGAACCGATGTCATGACATCTGGCATTTCCGGCATATATTTGAACAAACGATGCGTGAATTCGTTCTCCTGATCGAGTTCAATAAGATAGGGAGCCACATCTTTTAAATCTTCGGCAGCCTGACCTTTGAACAGGCACCGGAAAGGCATCCCGCAATGCTCGATTTCACTATAGCCCCACTGCATCTTCCCACTGTCCAAGACAATATAGGTCCGCATAGGTGGCACGGCCTCATAGCTTCCATAATGGATTATTTCCTCAGGCGTCGGTTCCACATAACCAAATAATGGCTCTACCAACATGTCTGGAATGTTCTTCTTCGGCCAAACACCAAGCTGTCCGTCCAATGGCTTGATACCGTCAATCTCCCCAATACTGAGCCAGCTTTTTGGTTTTTCCAACTCCTGCACCGACACCGCCGCCATCGGCCCCAATTCAACCGTGTGTGCCGGATGGACAGCTTTGGCAAGGGTGCCGACCTGGCGCTGTTGCGCAGCGTTGCGCGCAAGGTAATGTGGTGCGGGCAAAACGTTTTCCAACCACAGAACCGAATAACCAAGATCAGCAACACGGGTTTCAACCCCCTCAAGGAAGCCGTCATACCCATCCGTCCAGACCGCCGCCTGACAGCGATACTCTTTGCCGCCGTCCTTCGCCTGCAAATGACATTCACCGATCCAGGCCTCAAAATCACGCATACCCAATCAACCTGCAACTCTGCCTGATTAATACCACCCGAAATAGTGGCACATGTCTTTGAGCAGAATCTTGCGGAAAATTGATTTTTTACCAAAAAGGTGAAAACCTGGATAAATAATTGACTAAAAAGGAGAAACTACAATTTCAGCAAAAGGCAAGAAGTGCCAAATCGGGCGGATTTCCGCCTGCGCGGGCGGAAATCCGTCCAGCCCCTAAATTCCCGTGGGCTCGACATGCACCAAACGACGCAGATGGTGCAGTTTTTCAGGAATATTCGACAGTCTTTGAGATTGCGGGCGCATCTATCGTTATGATTGCATTAGCAACACTTCTGATTCAGTCTGCGCGATCAAACCTTCGCGCCAAAACCTGACATCAAGGGCGAGATAACCAGCCTTATTCTGACCTTGTGTGCAGTTGAAATTAAGTCGGCCTGCTGTACTGCCGAACATTCTATTCCGCCGTCTGCATGCCCAGCCGTTTTAAAACCCGGCGTTCGACCATCACCACGGCCTGATAAAACACCACCGAGAGGATGACCGACAGCACCGCCACCGTCCAGATCATGCCGTAATCCATATATCCCCGGGACTGATTAAGCAGATTTCCCAATCCCTTGCCTGTTGCCAGCCATTGCGCGATCATCACGCCCAAAAGCGCGCGCGGGACCGTCAGGCGTGTGGCGGCAAACAGATAAGGCAATGACGCGGGGATCGTTACCATACGCATTTCCTGCCAGGCTGATGCGCCATAAGCCCGAGGCACATCGCGCGCACTCCTCGGCACAAGCGCAATCCCCTGGGCCAATGTAACAAAGGCGGGGAAGAACGTGACTGAAATCGTCACCCACAGGGTCAAGGACGTTCCACGCCCCAACAGCAACACCAGAAGCGGCGTTAAAGCCACCAGCGGCATGGTTTGCGTGACCAGGGCAATGGGCATGAGGGTGTTTAAAACCCGGGGGAAAAGCCGTGTTGAAATCGCCAGTAAAAAGGCAACCGCCAGGCCCGCCGCCATCCCGACAAAGGTAATCGGCAATGTTTCAACAACAGCCTGCCACAAGCGGGCCTGCGCAGTGTGCGCCGCTGGGGAAAAGAACAGATAATCCACCACCCCGAACGGAGTTTTGGCAATCATGTCGGGCACAGACAATGCCCGAATGAACACCCACCACAGCACAAAAGGCAAAATAAAGGCGCCAAGTGTCGTCAATGCACGAACAAAAAAGCTTTGCCCTATATCTTGCGCATCGGGAATGGCTGCATTCATCGTAACGGCCCGGCTTGCTCCCAAAAACCGTTGTGACAACAGCGCAAAAAACAAATAGCTGATACCGGCAATCAGGGTCGCTACCAGGCCAATCCCCCACAGGCGGTCCGGTTCTGCCCGGCCGAGCGACCCCAGCAAATAGGCCCCCAGGCCCCAACGGCCACCCCCGCCAAATTCAGCCAGAATAGCCCCCAAAACCGCGTTAGGAGCCGCAACCCGAAAGCCCGACAGGATGGAGGGCAAAGCCCCGCGCAACTGCACCAGGCGCATTATCGCCCATTTGCCGCCACCATAAGCGCGGATCACGTCAACAGCGCGGCTGTCCGCCTGGCTCAGGCCAATGACGGTCGCTGTCATGGTCACAAAATAAACCCCCAGCGTCGCCAGAACGACACGCGGCGTCATGCCCGAAAGGGTTAATGTCAGGATGGGGGCAATGGCAATCGGCGGCAGGGCAAAAATGGCAATATTCACCCCGCGCGACAACCGCAGGGCCACCGGCGACATGACAAACAACATGCCCGCCCCAACACCCAGTATATTACCAAAGACAAACCCTAACCCCGACCCATACAAAGTCGCCAGAATATGCTGTGGATAATCGGCACGATCCGCCCATAAGCGGATCAGAATTTCGGAGAAACCCGGCAAGGCCCCACCCGCGACCAGATCAAACCGGCCGACAAGTTCCCAGATCAGCAACAGGCCGATTGTCGTGAGCACGGCCTTAAAACGGGCTGTGTTATTCAACGACATATAAAACCTCGGCCACCTGATCACACATCTGATGAAATTCATGCGTCGAAAACAGTGTTTCCGAACGGGGCCGGGCAAAGGGCACATCAATCACAGCCGCAATGCGCCCCGGTTTGGAGTGCATCACCACAATCCGGTCAGCCAGAAACACTGCTTCATCAATGCCATGCGTTACCAACAACGCGGTTGCCCCGGTTTCCATCCAGATGCGTTGCAATTCCAAATTCATTTGCCGGCGTAAAATTTGGTCCAATGCGCCAAAGGGTTCGTCAAGGAACAGAACCTTTGGCTGTGTCACAAGGGCGCGGGCAATGGCAACACGCTGGCGCATCCCGCCCGAAAGCTCGCCCGGCAGCGAATTTTCAAACCCCTTCAAACCAACCAGTTCGATCATCGCCTGAACCTGGTCCAACTGGTCTTTGGACTTGCGCCCCAGAACCTCCAGCGGCACCTCGACATTTTTGCGCACACTGCGCCACGGCAACAGGGCAGCATCCTGAAAGGCAACACCGGTTAAACCCGCCCGGCTGGCCTGCTGCGGGGCCTGGCCGTCAATCAGCACATCACCGCTATCGGCATCTTCAAGGCCCAGTGCGATGCGCATCACGGTGGATTTACCGCAACCGGACGGCCCGATAATGGCCGTAAAAGACCCCGCCGGGCAGCTCAGGGACACATC
The Thalassospira sp. TSL5-1 genome window above contains:
- a CDS encoding ABC transporter ATP-binding protein, giving the protein MAPDGIRLSALSKTFRGRGKTVEALRDVSLSCPAGSFTAIIGPSGCGKSTVMRIALGLEDADSGDVLIDGQAPQQASRAGLTGVAFQDAALLPWRSVRKNVEVPLEVLGRKSKDQLDQVQAMIELVGLKGFENSLPGELSGGMRQRVAIARALVTQPKVLFLDEPFGALDQILRRQMNLELQRIWMETGATALLVTHGIDEAVFLADRIVVMHSKPGRIAAVIDVPFARPRSETLFSTHEFHQMCDQVAEVLYVVE
- a CDS encoding ABC transporter permease — its product is MSLNNTARFKAVLTTIGLLLIWELVGRFDLVAGGALPGFSEILIRLWADRADYPQHILATLYGSGLGFVFGNILGVGAGMLFVMSPVALRLSRGVNIAIFALPPIAIAPILTLTLSGMTPRVVLATLGVYFVTMTATVIGLSQADSRAVDVIRAYGGGKWAIMRLVQLRGALPSILSGFRVAAPNAVLGAILAEFGGGGRWGLGAYLLGSLGRAEPDRLWGIGLVATLIAGISYLFFALLSQRFLGASRAVTMNAAIPDAQDIGQSFFVRALTTLGAFILPFVLWWVFIRALSVPDMIAKTPFGVVDYLFFSPAAHTAQARLWQAVVETLPITFVGMAAGLAVAFLLAISTRLFPRVLNTLMPIALVTQTMPLVALTPLLVLLLGRGTSLTLWVTISVTFFPAFVTLAQGIALVPRSARDVPRAYGASAWQEMRMVTIPASLPYLFAATRLTVPRALLGVMIAQWLATGKGLGNLLNQSRGYMDYGMIWTVAVLSVILSVVFYQAVVMVERRVLKRLGMQTAE